The DNA window GCCGTCGCTGGATTAATATTAAAAAGATCCGCTAATTGATACTGCGAATGCACTTTTTCATCGCTCAAAAATCGATCTGCTATTATTTCATTTTCTATCCATTCGGCTATTTGAATGTAAATAGGCTTCGTTGTATCTGCGTTTAAATTCATGAGGCTACTCTCCTTTCCTTTGAAACTTAGTGCATTAGTGTTGTAATGTAGTATATAATAAATTTAGTAAATAGTCTAATTAATTAGAACTAAATAAAACAGATAATTTGTTGAATGTGGTTTTCTACACACTCAATGCAAAAAGTAAATTTTACATTTTTTGCGAAACTTTATGTTCTGTAAAGGATTTTTGGTTTTAATATAGAATAAATAAGTAAAATGGAGGTTATTTAAAATGAAATTAGGACAAGTTGCAGTAAACGTAGAAAATGTAGAACGCGCAGTTGTGTTTTATAAAGAGGTAATTGGGCTACCACTACTATTTGAAACAAATGGATTGGCTTTTTTTCAATGTGAAGATACAAGACTACTTTTAAGTCGTCCGGAAACGGAAGAGTTTGACCACCCAAGCTCCGTATTGTATTTTCAAGTAGAAAATTTACAGGAAGAAGTTGCACGAATGAAAGAAGCGGGCGCACTATTCATAGATGAACCGCATATGGTTGCAAAAATGGGCGACACCGAAACATGGATGGCATTCTTTAAGGATACAGAAGGCAATACACATGCACTAATGAGTGAAATTTAATATCTAAGTCCCTCTCAGAGAGGGGCTTTTTTGTTTTTTGGCTTCGCATTTAGATCAACCATCCGATTTTATTGCTAAGCCATCCGATTTTTGAATATAACCATCCGATTATTTTGCTAAACCATCCGATTTCTACCGATAACCATCCGATTATGACTTTTCTAGCCAATTCCATTTATAAATGGTTTTATTGTTATCTCCGAATCTTGTTAAGTTCATTGTTTCCAATATGCGTAGTGAGGTTTGATAAGAACTTAAATGCAAAAATTTCCTACACTCCTTATTGGTAAGACTATCTTTAATTAGTACAAACCAATCTTTTATTGCTCGTTCATGCGCCCGGCGATCAATATTACAACAAGAAGAACAGTACCAACCAGCCTTTAATTTTTCCATCCCAAATCTACCACATTTCCCACACAGAACCCCAGTAATCAAATCTTCTGGATCAATCCTCCAATTCTTGCACATTGGATAAGGAAAATAAGCTTGATGGGCCTTTGCAATACTAT is part of the Psychrobacillus sp. FSL H8-0483 genome and encodes:
- a CDS encoding VOC family protein, producing the protein MKLGQVAVNVENVERAVVFYKEVIGLPLLFETNGLAFFQCEDTRLLLSRPETEEFDHPSSVLYFQVENLQEEVARMKEAGALFIDEPHMVAKMGDTETWMAFFKDTEGNTHALMSEI